A single region of the Cereibacter sphaeroides 2.4.1 genome encodes:
- the exbD gene encoding TonB system transport protein ExbD has translation MAGFRGSDGDDLNHEINVTPFIDVILVLLIIFMVAAPLSTVDVPVDLPGSTASQSQRPEEPIFLTLQKDLTLSLKNTAIARAALQADLDAATQGNRDTRIFLRADEAVPYGDLMEVMNLLRGAGYLKVALVGLEALPGGTP, from the coding sequence ATGGCGGGGTTCCGCGGCAGCGACGGCGACGATCTGAACCACGAGATCAACGTCACGCCCTTCATCGACGTGATCCTCGTGCTGCTCATCATCTTCATGGTGGCGGCGCCCCTCTCGACGGTGGATGTGCCGGTCGATCTGCCGGGCTCGACCGCGAGCCAGAGCCAGCGGCCGGAAGAGCCGATTTTCCTCACGCTGCAGAAGGATCTGACGCTGTCGCTGAAGAACACGGCCATCGCGCGCGCGGCGCTGCAGGCGGATCTCGACGCGGCGACGCAGGGCAATCGCGACACGCGGATCTTCCTGCGCGCGGATGAGGCGGTGCCCTACGGCGACCTGATGGAGGTGATGAACCTGCTGCGCGGCGCGGGCTACCTGAAGGTGGCGCTGGTCGGGCTGGAGGCGCTTCCGGGAGGCACGCCATGA
- a CDS encoding SDR family oxidoreductase, whose product MTHHPKPPFPDQEQPMPGKTSRLDPQPDHGEKSYRGSGRLQDMKAVITGADSGIGRAVALAFAREGADVLISYLSEDEDAAETERLVTEAGRKAVLVRGDLQDAAHCRAVIDRAVEEFGRIDLLVNNAAHQASFSDLGDIPDDEWELTFRVNIHAMFYLSKAAVPHMGPNSAIINTASVNADSPSPHLLAYATTKGAIQNFTGGLAQMLAEKEIRVNCVAPGPIWTPLIPSTMPAEKVKNFGTQVPMQRPGQPAELATAYVMLADPLSSYTSGATIAVTGGKPII is encoded by the coding sequence ATGACCCACCATCCCAAACCGCCGTTCCCCGATCAGGAACAGCCGATGCCCGGCAAGACCTCCCGCCTCGATCCGCAACCCGATCACGGAGAGAAGAGCTATCGCGGCTCGGGTCGCCTGCAGGACATGAAGGCGGTCATCACCGGCGCGGACAGCGGCATCGGCCGGGCCGTGGCGCTGGCCTTCGCGCGCGAGGGGGCGGACGTGCTGATCTCCTACCTGTCCGAGGACGAGGATGCGGCCGAGACCGAGCGGCTGGTGACGGAAGCCGGGCGCAAGGCGGTTCTGGTGCGCGGCGACCTTCAGGACGCGGCCCACTGCCGCGCCGTGATCGACCGTGCCGTCGAGGAATTCGGCCGGATCGACCTCCTCGTGAACAATGCCGCCCATCAGGCGAGCTTCTCCGATCTGGGCGACATCCCGGACGACGAATGGGAGCTGACCTTCCGCGTGAACATCCATGCGATGTTCTATCTGTCGAAGGCGGCGGTGCCGCATATGGGCCCGAACAGCGCGATCATCAACACGGCCTCGGTCAATGCCGATTCGCCGAGCCCGCATCTTCTGGCCTATGCCACCACCAAGGGCGCGATCCAGAACTTCACCGGCGGCCTCGCCCAGATGCTGGCCGAGAAGGAGATCCGGGTGAACTGCGTGGCGCCGGGCCCGATCTGGACGCCGCTCATCCCCTCGACCATGCCTGCGGAGAAGGTGAAGAACTTCGGAACGCAGGTGCCCATGCAGCGGCCGGGACAGCCCGCGGAACTGGCCACGGCCTATGTGATGCTGGCCGATCCGCTCTCGAGCTACACGTCGGGGGCGACCATCGCGGTGACGGGCGGCAAGCCCATCATCTGA
- a CDS encoding 3'(2'),5'-bisphosphate nucleotidase CysQ — protein MPARDLALLSEAARAAGPVALRYWKNAPRAWEKDGNAGPVTEADLAVNQALEQRLRSARPDYGWLSEESADSGERQGAERVFIVDPIDGTRAFMAGEDTFAVSLAVAEAGRIVAAAVYLPALDRLYTAGESAPALRDGQPIAASQRTETQGATLLATRHTLGDSHWPGGVPDVKRSFRASLAFRLCLVAEGRHDGMLMLRQAWEWDIAAGSLIAARAGAAVSDRFGQPLTFNGSPPQTPGVIAAAPGVHADLLRRLMP, from the coding sequence TTGCCGGCGCGTGACCTCGCGCTGCTGAGCGAGGCCGCGCGGGCGGCGGGGCCGGTCGCGCTCCGCTACTGGAAGAATGCGCCCCGCGCGTGGGAGAAGGACGGGAATGCGGGGCCGGTGACCGAGGCCGACCTCGCGGTGAACCAGGCGCTCGAGCAGAGGCTCCGCTCGGCACGGCCCGATTACGGCTGGCTTTCGGAGGAGAGCGCCGACAGCGGAGAGCGGCAGGGGGCCGAGCGCGTCTTCATCGTCGATCCCATCGACGGGACGCGCGCCTTCATGGCGGGCGAGGATACTTTTGCCGTCTCGCTCGCCGTGGCCGAGGCAGGGCGGATCGTGGCCGCGGCGGTCTATCTGCCGGCGCTCGACCGGCTCTATACCGCGGGCGAGAGCGCGCCTGCGCTGCGCGACGGGCAGCCCATCGCCGCCAGTCAGCGCACCGAGACCCAAGGCGCCACGCTCCTGGCCACGCGCCACACGCTCGGCGACAGCCACTGGCCCGGGGGCGTGCCGGATGTAAAGCGCAGCTTTCGCGCCTCGCTCGCCTTCCGGCTCTGTCTCGTTGCCGAGGGGCGGCATGACGGGATGCTCATGCTGCGTCAGGCATGGGAATGGGATATAGCCGCAGGCAGCCTGATCGCCGCCCGCGCGGGCGCCGCCGTCTCCGACCGGTTCGGCCAGCCGCTGACCTTCAACGGCAGCCCTCCGCAGACCCCCGGCGTGATCGCCGCCGCCCCGGGCGTGCATGCGGATCTGCTGCGTCGTCTCATGCCCTGA
- a CDS encoding TldD/PmbA family protein, producing the protein MTEPLDRLTDRLLQVARSAGAEAADAIAVRGTSLSIDIRERALEQAERAESVEVGLRVLLGGRQACVSASDISEATLSAMAERAVAMAREAPDDPCAGLADPAEIARGWDLAALELVDPSDEPSPAALEEDARAAEAAALETAGIFQVEAGGAWSRREMHLAASNGFSGGYARSSRSISAVAFTGSGTQMERDWAAETRIFGADLPAAAEVGRLAAERAMARKGSRKPPTGSFPVLYDERIAASLMSHLLSAVNGATIARGGSWLRDALGQQVLPAHLSFIEDPLRPRTGSSRPFDGEGLPTRRRAIVENGILTGWTLDLATARKLKMASTANAARSTSQPPSPSVSNTELTPGTATRAELLAEMGTGLLVTSLMGSSINGNTGDYSRGASGFWVERGEIVGPVNECTIAGNLRDMLRTIVPANDARPHLSSRVPSLLVEGLTIAGA; encoded by the coding sequence ATGACCGAACCGCTCGACCGCCTGACCGACCGGCTGCTGCAGGTCGCCCGCAGCGCCGGAGCAGAGGCCGCCGATGCGATCGCGGTGCGCGGCACGTCGCTCTCCATCGACATCCGCGAGCGCGCGCTGGAGCAGGCCGAGCGGGCCGAGAGCGTCGAGGTGGGCCTGCGCGTGCTCCTCGGCGGCCGGCAGGCCTGCGTTTCGGCCTCCGACATCTCCGAGGCCACCCTTTCGGCCATGGCCGAGCGCGCGGTCGCCATGGCGCGGGAAGCGCCCGACGATCCCTGTGCGGGCCTCGCCGACCCCGCCGAGATCGCGCGCGGATGGGATCTGGCGGCGCTCGAGCTGGTCGATCCGTCCGACGAGCCCTCGCCTGCGGCCCTGGAGGAGGATGCCCGCGCGGCCGAGGCCGCGGCGCTCGAGACGGCCGGCATCTTTCAGGTCGAGGCGGGCGGCGCCTGGTCGCGCCGCGAGATGCATCTGGCGGCCAGCAACGGCTTTTCCGGCGGCTATGCGCGCAGCTCGCGCTCGATCTCGGCCGTGGCCTTCACCGGCTCGGGCACGCAGATGGAGCGCGACTGGGCGGCCGAGACCCGCATCTTCGGCGCGGACCTGCCGGCGGCCGCCGAGGTGGGCCGCCTCGCCGCCGAACGCGCCATGGCCCGCAAGGGCTCGCGCAAGCCGCCCACCGGCAGCTTCCCGGTGCTCTATGACGAGCGCATCGCGGCCTCGCTGATGAGCCACCTGTTGTCAGCTGTCAACGGCGCCACCATCGCCCGCGGCGGCTCGTGGCTGCGCGACGCGCTGGGACAGCAGGTGCTGCCCGCGCATCTGTCCTTCATCGAAGATCCGCTGCGGCCGCGCACCGGCTCGTCGCGCCCCTTCGATGGCGAGGGGCTGCCCACGCGCCGCCGCGCCATCGTCGAGAACGGGATCCTGACCGGCTGGACGCTCGACCTCGCCACCGCGCGGAAGCTGAAGATGGCGAGCACGGCCAATGCTGCGCGCTCGACCTCGCAGCCGCCCTCGCCCTCGGTCTCGAACACCGAGCTCACGCCCGGCACGGCCACGCGGGCCGAGCTGCTGGCAGAGATGGGGACGGGCCTTCTCGTGACCTCGCTCATGGGCTCGTCGATCAACGGCAACACGGGCGACTATTCGCGCGGCGCGTCGGGCTTCTGGGTCGAGCGCGGCGAGATCGTGGGGCCGGTGAACGAATGCACCATCGCGGGTAACCTGCGCGACATGCTGCGGACCATCGTGCCCGCGAACGATGCGCGGCCGCACCTGTCCAGCCGGGTGCCGAGCCTCCTCGTGGAGGGCCTCACGATTGCCGGCGCGTGA
- a CDS encoding DUF2125 domain-containing protein has protein sequence MTYFSTLAGTTALATLVAAGSAQADVTPEQVWQSWQELGATYGQTLTAANQSRTGDTLKLQDVRMHFAQDGTVVEGTIPEVNLTQRGDGTVEITMSPEFPVEMTIPNEPDAENPAPEPTELALALRQPGMVMVAGGDDLATTLAFDAPSTTIAVTEVDGVSAREMNLTAEMTMSDVAGTYRTEGTDTRSITNDFTAAVAEMTFAMTDPETKGKVNVRASATDLKGTSSGKMVGTLGMADMAAALQAGAASTGSFTYGPATLEFDFADATDKGKGSASAAGGNLDVSMSGDSLSYGGGTKNVSLTLSGSQIPFPQFNMSYAEAAFQLLTPVTTSEEPQDFRLLTRLVNFKVSDEIWAMFDPQAQLPRDPATLVLDAKGKARLDIDLLDPKQVETLGEKAPGQIEALDLDQLQLTIAGADLTGDGSLTFDNSDTTTFGGVPAPTGQIDLKLVGGNALIDKLVSIGIVPQDQAMAARMMLGLFARPGEGEDTLTSTLEFKDKGFYANGQRLQ, from the coding sequence ATGACGTATTTCAGCACACTGGCAGGCACCACCGCTCTGGCGACGCTGGTTGCGGCGGGATCGGCGCAGGCCGATGTGACGCCCGAGCAGGTGTGGCAGAGCTGGCAGGAGCTCGGCGCCACCTACGGCCAGACCCTGACCGCCGCGAACCAGAGCCGGACGGGCGACACGCTGAAGCTGCAGGATGTGCGGATGCATTTCGCGCAGGACGGCACCGTGGTCGAGGGCACGATCCCCGAGGTGAACCTGACGCAGCGCGGCGACGGCACGGTGGAGATCACCATGTCGCCGGAGTTCCCCGTCGAGATGACGATCCCGAACGAGCCCGATGCCGAAAATCCCGCTCCCGAGCCGACCGAGCTCGCGCTGGCCCTGCGCCAGCCCGGCATGGTGATGGTCGCGGGCGGCGACGATCTGGCCACCACGCTCGCCTTCGACGCGCCCTCGACCACCATCGCCGTCACGGAAGTGGACGGCGTCTCGGCCCGCGAGATGAACCTCACGGCCGAGATGACGATGAGCGACGTGGCCGGCACCTACCGCACCGAGGGCACCGACACGCGCTCCATCACGAACGACTTCACGGCCGCGGTGGCCGAGATGACCTTCGCGATGACCGACCCCGAGACGAAGGGCAAGGTCAATGTCCGCGCCAGCGCCACCGACCTCAAGGGCACCTCCAGCGGGAAAATGGTGGGCACGCTCGGCATGGCCGACATGGCGGCGGCGCTGCAGGCGGGGGCGGCCTCGACCGGCAGCTTCACCTATGGCCCGGCCACGCTCGAGTTCGACTTTGCCGATGCGACCGACAAGGGCAAGGGGTCGGCCAGCGCCGCGGGCGGCAATCTCGACGTGTCGATGAGCGGCGACAGCCTTTCCTACGGCGGCGGGACGAAGAATGTGAGCCTCACCCTCAGCGGCAGCCAGATCCCGTTCCCGCAGTTCAACATGAGCTACGCCGAGGCCGCCTTCCAGCTGCTGACGCCGGTCACGACCTCCGAAGAGCCGCAGGACTTCCGCCTGCTCACCCGGCTCGTCAACTTCAAGGTCTCGGACGAGATCTGGGCCATGTTCGATCCCCAGGCGCAGCTGCCGCGGGATCCGGCGACGCTGGTGCTCGATGCCAAGGGCAAGGCGCGGCTCGACATCGACCTGCTCGATCCCAAGCAGGTCGAGACGCTGGGCGAGAAGGCCCCGGGCCAGATCGAGGCGCTCGATCTGGATCAGCTGCAGCTCACGATCGCGGGCGCGGACCTGACCGGCGACGGCAGCCTCACCTTCGACAACAGCGACACGACGACCTTCGGCGGCGTGCCTGCGCCCACGGGACAGATCGACCTGAAACTGGTGGGTGGCAACGCCCTGATCGACAAGCTGGTCAGCATCGGGATCGTGCCGCAGGATCAGGCGATGGCCGCGCGCATGATGCTCGGCCTTTTTGCCCGTCCGGGCGAGGGCGAGGACACGCTGACCTCGACGCTCGAGTTCAAGGACAAGGGCTTCTACGCCAACGGCCAGCGCCTCCAGTAA
- the exbB gene encoding tonB-system energizer ExbB has translation MALLLRSILLILLTAAAAQAQEQPPAVPDLAPQMQAPAPETAAPAPALPPAAPEAGPALDAPAAPASPEAQGSQAPADAADAQEAPAPAGEPEAPAAAGADPAPAAFDTEAAEAPVGPGLPIPHDLTPWGMFEAAHWVVQAVMILLAAASFVTWTVLLFKLVEIAIARRRLARTAATVETSATLEEAVRRLAGRKDPAAFMARASFEELQRSDAALDLAGTAGLKERVRSILERVEAQAGERLRRGIGLLATIGSVGPFVGLFGTVWGIMNAFIGISQSQTTNLAVVAPGIAEALLATGLGLVAAIPAVVIYNHFVRSIASWRLSLADAGAAIERMLSRDLDYRSAGRS, from the coding sequence ATGGCCTTGCTCTTGCGTTCGATCCTGCTGATCCTTCTGACCGCCGCCGCGGCCCAGGCGCAGGAGCAGCCTCCCGCCGTCCCCGATCTCGCGCCCCAGATGCAGGCGCCCGCGCCCGAGACGGCGGCACCCGCTCCGGCCCTGCCCCCGGCCGCGCCCGAGGCGGGCCCGGCGCTCGATGCGCCCGCGGCCCCGGCCAGCCCCGAAGCGCAGGGCTCGCAGGCGCCCGCCGATGCGGCCGACGCACAGGAGGCCCCGGCACCGGCGGGCGAGCCCGAGGCGCCGGCGGCCGCGGGGGCAGATCCCGCCCCGGCCGCCTTCGACACCGAAGCCGCAGAGGCGCCTGTTGGGCCGGGCCTTCCGATCCCGCACGATCTGACGCCCTGGGGCATGTTCGAGGCCGCGCACTGGGTGGTGCAGGCGGTGATGATCCTGCTCGCCGCGGCCAGCTTCGTGACCTGGACGGTGCTTCTCTTCAAGCTGGTCGAGATCGCCATCGCCCGCCGCAGGCTGGCGCGGACCGCGGCCACCGTGGAGACCTCGGCCACGCTCGAGGAGGCGGTCCGGCGTCTTGCGGGGCGCAAGGATCCGGCCGCCTTCATGGCGCGGGCGAGCTTCGAGGAACTGCAACGCTCGGACGCGGCGCTCGATCTGGCCGGCACGGCGGGCCTGAAGGAGCGCGTGCGCTCGATCCTCGAGCGGGTCGAGGCGCAGGCGGGCGAACGGCTGCGGCGCGGCATCGGGCTTCTGGCCACCATCGGCTCGGTCGGGCCCTTCGTCGGGCTGTTCGGCACGGTCTGGGGCATCATGAACGCCTTCATCGGCATCTCGCAGAGCCAGACGACGAACCTCGCCGTGGTGGCCCCCGGCATCGCCGAGGCGCTGCTGGCCACGGGCCTCGGCCTCGTGGCGGCCATTCCGGCCGTGGTGATCTACAACCATTTCGTGCGGTCCATCGCCTCGTGGCGGCTGAGCCTCGCCGATGCGGGCGCCGCCATCGAGCGGATGCTGAGCCGCGATCTCGACTACCGCAGCGCCGGGAGGTCCTGA